A single region of the Stigmatopora argus isolate UIUO_Sarg chromosome 6, RoL_Sarg_1.0, whole genome shotgun sequence genome encodes:
- the LOC144075932 gene encoding peptidyl-prolyl cis-trans isomerase FKBP3-like isoform X2: MNQEVVWESIAKQLRIDDLPTKDPIKLSQDNAGHSFLNVRRLLGNIKNVAKKEQLFDPISSCLSAKFKATDDGRGDKQTKEVKAEVVDEGPPKFTKCM; this comes from the exons ATGAACCAGGAGGTAGTTTGGGAGTCGATTGCAAAGCaactcagaattgacgatttacCGACGAAAGACCCGATCAAGCTCTCACAGGACAATGCAGGACATTCG ttcctcaacgtgcgcagactgctgggaaacatcaagaatgtggccaaaaaggagcagctttTCGACCCCATctcgagctgtttgtcagcaaa gtttaaaGCCACAGACGATGGAAGAGGTGACAAGcagaccaaagaagtcaaggcagaagttgtggatgag ggtccacccaagtttaccaaatgtATGTGA
- the LOC144075932 gene encoding peptidyl-prolyl cis-trans isomerase FKBP3-like isoform X1, whose product MNQEVVWESIAKQLRIDDLPTKDPIKLSQDNAGHSFLNVRRLLGNIKNVAKKEQLFDPISSCLSANVFLGLKPQTMEEVTSRPKKSRQKLWMRVHPSLPNVCDKTSFPKKSDTVCWWRTWKIDWISALEDCS is encoded by the exons ATGAACCAGGAGGTAGTTTGGGAGTCGATTGCAAAGCaactcagaattgacgatttacCGACGAAAGACCCGATCAAGCTCTCACAGGACAATGCAGGACATTCG ttcctcaacgtgcgcagactgctgggaaacatcaagaatgtggccaaaaaggagcagctttTCGACCCCATctcgagctgtttgtcagcaaa tgtttttttaggtttaaaGCCACAGACGATGGAAGAGGTGACAAGcagaccaaagaagtcaaggcagaagttgtggatgag ggtccacccaagtttaccaaatgtATGTGACAAGACAAGCTTCCCCAAAAAGAGTGACACG gtgtgttggtggagaacatggaaaatagactggataagTGCCCTCGAAGACTGCAGTTGA
- the mdfi gene encoding myoD family inhibitor: MSLHLSEAQVCPALKASVLYIYVANTYTEPLIIRSGVIPERANGEERGKCKSRLLHTETTANSNTITFQPAARSTPIHPTQPCRTQPSSQLRNGTKHHTHINSPHCSHPTPHTHSLESGGDRNGGPHPKLGSIPRGGSSSSSSSSAGPKNSKKLQSNPSITSQGSKRSKGSSKSSSKSNSSKSNSSQIPTEAQDDCCVHCILACLFCEFLTLCNIVLDCATCGSCAGDDSCFCCCCASEECGDCDLPCDMDCGIIDACCESADCLEICMECCSLCFSS; the protein is encoded by the exons ATGAGTCTGCACCTCTCGGAGGCCCAAGTTTGCCCTGCTTTGAAGGCCTCTGTGCTGTATATAT aCGTGGCAAACACCTACACTGAGCCTCTCATAATCAGGTCAGGTGTCATCCCAGAGAGAGCAAACGGTGAGGAAAGAGGGAAATGCAAAAGCAGACTTCTGCACACAGAGACTACCGCAAACAGCAACACTATCACCT TTCAACCAGCAGCCAGATCCACTCCCATCCACCCCACCCAGCCGTGTCGGACGCAGCCTAGCAGCCAACTACGCAACGGAACCAAACATCATACACACATAAACTCCCCTCACTGTTCACATCCCACgcctcacacgcactcactcgaGTCTGGCGGGGACAGAAATGGGGGTCCTCATCCAAAACTGGGCTCCATCCCAAGAGGGGGCTCATCcagctcctcatcctcctcagcAGGGCCCAAGAACAGCAAGAAATTGCAGTCAAACCCCTCCATCACCTCCCAGGGCAGCAAAAGGAGCAAAGGCAGCTCCAAGAGTAGCTCGAAGAGCAACAGTTCCAAGAGCAACAGCTCCCAGATTCCCACAGAGGCACAGGATG ACTGCTGCGTTCATTGCATCCTGGCCTGCCTCTTTTGTGAATTCCTGACGTTGTGTAACATTGTGCTGGACTGCGCCACCTGCGGCTCGTGCGCCGGTGACGACTCGTGTTTCTGCTGCTGCTGCGCATCGGAGGAGTGCGGTGACTGTGATCTGCCATGCGACATGGACTGCGGCATCATCGACGCCTGCTGTGAGTCTGCAGACTGTctggagatctgcatggagtgCTGCAGCCTTTGCTTCTCTTCGTGA